Proteins co-encoded in one Synechococcus elongatus PCC 6301 genomic window:
- a CDS encoding aldo/keto reductase, whose product MRYRRFGRTELAMPVFSCGGMRYQQSWKDVDWPEISVESQANLEATLARSLELGINHIETARYYGSSERQLGKALAAYPRSEIILQTKVPPSEDPAEFLETFDRSMSLLQTDYVDLLSIHGVNNAELLDWALRKGGSLDVAERLQAEGRVRHIGFSTHAPLPVILEAIASDRLSYINLHWYYIFQTNQAALEAAQKHDMGVFIISPSDKGGHLYSPPQKLVDLCEPLHPMVFNDLFCLSQPQIHTLSIGAARPSDFDRHLETLPLLDQADQVLPPILERLEAAATAALGQDWLDTWMVGLPTPDTTPGEINIPTIVWLYNLVQAFDMVKYAKARYNLLGNGGHWFPGQRAGQFDPVALSAALDQSPHRDRILQILKEMDAWLGGESVVRLSQSS is encoded by the coding sequence ATGCGCTACCGACGCTTTGGCCGAACCGAGCTTGCCATGCCCGTGTTTTCCTGTGGGGGCATGCGCTACCAGCAGTCTTGGAAAGATGTGGACTGGCCGGAGATCTCGGTTGAGAGTCAAGCCAACCTAGAAGCGACTCTGGCGCGATCGCTAGAGTTGGGCATCAATCATATTGAGACAGCCCGCTATTACGGCAGCTCAGAACGGCAGCTCGGTAAAGCCCTAGCCGCCTATCCGCGATCGGAGATTATTCTGCAAACGAAGGTCCCCCCCAGCGAAGATCCGGCGGAATTTCTAGAGACCTTCGATCGCAGCATGAGCTTGCTGCAGACTGATTACGTCGACCTGCTGAGCATTCACGGCGTCAATAACGCAGAACTGCTGGATTGGGCGCTGCGCAAGGGCGGCTCTTTAGATGTGGCGGAACGACTGCAAGCAGAAGGACGGGTTCGCCACATCGGCTTTTCGACCCATGCACCGCTGCCAGTGATCCTAGAGGCAATCGCTAGCGATCGCCTTAGTTATATCAATCTGCACTGGTACTACATCTTCCAGACCAATCAAGCCGCGCTAGAAGCTGCCCAAAAACACGACATGGGTGTGTTCATCATCAGCCCCTCTGATAAGGGCGGACACCTCTACTCACCGCCGCAAAAACTGGTCGATCTCTGCGAGCCACTGCACCCCATGGTCTTCAATGACCTCTTTTGCCTCAGCCAGCCCCAAATCCATACCCTCAGCATTGGTGCGGCGCGGCCCAGTGATTTTGATCGCCACTTGGAAACCTTGCCCTTGCTTGACCAAGCGGATCAGGTATTGCCGCCAATCTTGGAGCGCCTCGAAGCAGCTGCCACTGCTGCACTGGGGCAAGACTGGCTGGACACCTGGATGGTTGGCTTGCCCACCCCTGACACCACCCCGGGGGAAATTAATATCCCGACGATTGTCTGGCTTTACAATCTTGTGCAAGCTTTCGACATGGTCAAATACGCCAAAGCTCGCTACAACTTGCTTGGTAATGGTGGCCACTGGTTTCCGGGGCAAAGGGCAGGACAGTTTGATCCAGTTGCACTCTCCGCAGCCCTCGATCAAAGCCCTCATCGCGATCGCATTCTCCAAATTCTCAAGGAAATGGATGCTTGGTTGGGGGGTGAGTCTGTCGTTCGACTCTCCCAAAGCAGCTGA
- the sigA2 gene encoding circadian expression RNA polymerase sigma factor SigA2, translating to MSTSSAQYSPDLVRAYLQEIGRVRLLTAEEELCFGRQVQRLMMLLDAQTELRDRLGHEPSKEEWAAAVDLNLEDLDRQIEQGQRAKRKMIEANLRLVVSIAKKYQKRHMEFLDLIQEGTLGLERGFEKFDPSKGYKFSTYAYWWIRQAITRAIAQQSRTIRLPIHITEKLNKLKKTQRELSQQLGRSATASELAEVLELPLEQVREYIQMNRQPVSLDVKVGDSQDTELQELLEDEQSSPSDYVEQESLRRDLRNLMAELTPQQQAVIALRYGLDEGDSLSLAKVGERLNISRERVRKLERQAMDHLRRRSRLLAEYAAS from the coding sequence ATGTCTACCTCCTCCGCTCAATACAGTCCTGATTTAGTCCGTGCTTACCTGCAAGAAATTGGCCGGGTGCGGCTGCTGACCGCTGAAGAAGAGTTGTGCTTTGGCCGACAGGTTCAGCGCCTGATGATGCTCTTGGATGCTCAAACCGAGCTGCGCGATCGCTTGGGGCATGAGCCTAGCAAAGAAGAATGGGCTGCTGCTGTTGACCTGAATCTCGAAGATCTCGATCGCCAAATTGAGCAAGGTCAGCGGGCGAAACGCAAAATGATTGAGGCCAACCTGCGCCTCGTTGTTTCGATCGCCAAGAAATACCAGAAGCGTCACATGGAATTCTTGGATCTCATCCAAGAAGGCACACTGGGGCTGGAGCGTGGTTTCGAAAAATTCGATCCCTCCAAAGGCTACAAGTTCTCTACCTACGCCTACTGGTGGATTCGCCAAGCTATTACCCGTGCGATCGCCCAACAATCCCGCACGATTCGTCTGCCTATTCACATCACTGAAAAGCTGAACAAGCTCAAAAAAACCCAGCGCGAACTCTCGCAGCAATTGGGCCGCAGTGCCACAGCTTCAGAGCTGGCAGAAGTGCTGGAGCTGCCACTGGAGCAGGTGCGGGAATACATCCAAATGAACCGCCAGCCAGTATCGCTCGATGTCAAAGTAGGTGACAGCCAAGACACTGAATTGCAGGAACTGCTGGAAGACGAGCAGTCTTCGCCCTCAGATTACGTGGAACAAGAATCGCTACGCCGCGATCTACGCAATTTAATGGCAGAACTGACCCCCCAGCAACAGGCCGTGATTGCCCTGCGCTACGGCTTGGATGAAGGTGACAGTCTGTCGTTGGCCAAAGTCGGCGAACGCCTGAATATCAGCCGCGAACGCGTGCGGAAACTAGAGCGCCAAGCCATGGATCACCTACGTCGCCGCAGTCGTCTTCTGGCGGAATACGCAGCTAGCTAG
- a CDS encoding HPP family protein: MAPRSLRRLHWHWEQQRSQSDLIQPRYSRQQVLASWLGALVGIGLLGWLTQASGYPLVAAPMGATSVLLFGLPNSPLAQPRNVILGNGLGALIAVLCVLLLGANPWSMGFAVGVTIALTQLLRCVHPPAGAVALLGVIVKAKWAYILLPVLSGSILLCVITALYSRWAPDRHHRRYPVHWL, encoded by the coding sequence ATGGCACCGCGATCGCTCAGACGGCTGCATTGGCATTGGGAGCAACAACGATCGCAATCAGACCTGATTCAGCCCCGCTACTCTCGGCAACAAGTGCTGGCATCTTGGCTCGGAGCCCTCGTCGGTATTGGTCTTTTGGGCTGGTTGACCCAAGCGAGTGGCTACCCTTTGGTAGCAGCTCCCATGGGTGCGACCTCGGTGTTGCTGTTCGGCTTACCCAATAGTCCTTTGGCGCAGCCGCGCAATGTCATTTTGGGCAATGGGCTCGGTGCTCTAATTGCTGTTCTGTGTGTGTTGCTCTTGGGTGCTAACCCTTGGAGCATGGGCTTTGCTGTCGGTGTCACGATCGCTCTCACCCAATTGTTGCGCTGTGTCCATCCTCCGGCGGGTGCAGTTGCTCTCCTCGGAGTGATTGTCAAAGCGAAGTGGGCTTACATCCTGCTGCCTGTTTTGAGCGGATCGATTCTCCTGTGCGTGATTACGGCGCTCTATAGTCGCTGGGCACCCGATCGCCATCATCGCCGCTATCCTGTGCACTGGCTCTAG
- a CDS encoding acyl-CoA thioesterase: MADYQFQRVIRFGDTDAAGVVYFAQLLSICHEAYEAAIAALGIELRSFFSDRGSVILPIVHAEIDYQRPTYCGDRLEIELQATALGRDRFRVDYRLSHNHQPVATAQTIHLCLESQTRQRSPLPERLQDWLQITAD; this comes from the coding sequence GTGGCAGACTATCAGTTTCAACGCGTGATTCGCTTTGGAGATACGGATGCTGCAGGCGTGGTCTACTTTGCCCAACTGCTGTCGATTTGCCACGAAGCCTACGAAGCCGCGATCGCAGCACTAGGGATTGAGCTTCGTAGCTTCTTTAGCGATCGCGGATCGGTCATCCTCCCAATTGTGCACGCCGAAATCGACTACCAACGTCCGACCTACTGTGGCGATCGCCTAGAGATTGAGTTACAGGCTACCGCTTTGGGTCGCGATCGCTTTCGGGTTGATTATCGTCTCAGCCACAACCATCAGCCAGTGGCCACAGCCCAAACCATTCACCTTTGCCTAGAAAGCCAAACAAGACAGCGATCGCCCTTGCCCGAACGACTTCAGGACTGGTTGCAGATCACTGCCGATTAA
- a CDS encoding NAD(P)H-quinone oxidoreductase subunit H, translated as MALLETRTEPMVLNMGPHHPSMHGVLRLIVTLDGENVIDCEPVIGYLHRGMEKIAENRSNVMFVPYVSRWDYAAGMFNEAITVNAPEKLANIPVPKRASYIRVIMLELNRIANHLLWLGPFLADVGAQTPFFYIFRERELIYDLWEAATGQRLINNNYFRIGGVAADLPYGWLEKCIDFCDYFQAKVDEYERLITDNPIFRRRVEGIGVISREEALNWSLSGPMLRGSGVKWDLRRVDHYECYDDFDWDVITAEEGDCFARYRVRVQEMRESLKIIRQACAGIPGGPYENLEARRMAEGKKSEWYGPDYQYVSKKVAPTFKIPAGEHYVRLESGKGELGVFIQGADDICPWRFKIRAPDFNNLQILPQLLQGVKVADIMAILGSIDVIMGSVDR; from the coding sequence ATGGCTTTGCTGGAGACCCGCACCGAGCCAATGGTGCTCAACATGGGCCCGCATCACCCGTCAATGCACGGGGTTTTACGCTTGATTGTCACGCTGGATGGCGAAAACGTCATCGACTGTGAGCCAGTCATTGGCTATCTCCATCGCGGCATGGAGAAAATTGCTGAGAACCGCTCCAATGTGATGTTCGTGCCCTACGTCAGCCGCTGGGACTATGCGGCGGGCATGTTCAACGAAGCCATCACGGTCAATGCCCCCGAAAAGCTCGCCAATATTCCCGTTCCTAAGCGGGCGAGCTACATCCGGGTGATCATGCTGGAGCTAAACCGGATTGCCAACCACTTGCTCTGGTTAGGCCCCTTCTTGGCGGACGTCGGCGCTCAAACGCCGTTCTTCTATATCTTCCGCGAGCGGGAACTAATCTACGATCTCTGGGAAGCTGCCACAGGTCAGCGCTTAATCAACAACAACTACTTCCGCATTGGTGGGGTTGCTGCTGACCTACCCTACGGTTGGCTCGAAAAGTGCATCGATTTCTGCGATTACTTCCAAGCCAAGGTGGATGAGTACGAACGGCTGATTACCGATAACCCAATCTTCCGTCGGCGGGTTGAAGGTATTGGCGTGATTAGCCGGGAAGAAGCGCTGAACTGGAGTCTGTCCGGCCCAATGCTGCGCGGCTCCGGCGTCAAGTGGGATCTACGCCGTGTCGATCATTACGAGTGCTACGACGACTTTGATTGGGACGTGATCACCGCGGAGGAGGGTGATTGCTTTGCCCGCTACCGGGTGCGCGTTCAAGAGATGCGCGAGTCGCTGAAGATCATCCGTCAGGCTTGCGCTGGAATTCCCGGCGGCCCCTACGAGAATCTCGAAGCGCGGCGAATGGCCGAGGGCAAGAAGTCGGAATGGTACGGCCCTGACTACCAGTACGTCAGCAAAAAAGTCGCGCCGACCTTCAAGATTCCAGCAGGCGAGCACTATGTGCGTCTGGAAAGTGGCAAAGGGGAACTGGGCGTCTTTATCCAAGGGGCGGATGACATCTGCCCGTGGCGCTTCAAAATCCGCGCCCCTGACTTCAACAATCTGCAGATCTTGCCGCAGTTGCTGCAAGGCGTGAAAGTCGCTGACATTATGGCGATTCTCGGCAGTATCGACGTGATTATGGGTTCCGTCGATCGCTAA
- a CDS encoding type I glyceraldehyde-3-phosphate dehydrogenase: MTIRVAINGFGRIGRNFLRCWFGRQNTDLEVVAINNTSDARTAAHLLEYDSVLGRFNADISYDENSITVNGKTMKIVCDRNPLNLPWKEWDIDLVIESTGVFVTAEGASKHIQAGAKKVPITAPGKGEGVGTYVIGVNDSEYRHEDFAVISNASCTTNCLAPVAKVLHDNFGIIKGTMTTTHSYTLDQRILDASHRDLRRARAAAVNIVPTTTGAAKAVALVIPELKGKLNGIALRVPTPNVSVVDLVVQVEKPTITEQVNEVLQKASQTTMKGIIKYSDLPLVSSDFRGTDESSIVDSSLTLVMDGDLVKVIAWYDNEWGYSQRVVDLAELAARKWAA; encoded by the coding sequence GTGACGATTCGAGTTGCGATCAATGGCTTTGGCCGTATTGGCCGGAATTTTCTCCGTTGCTGGTTTGGACGGCAGAACACCGATCTAGAGGTTGTGGCCATTAACAACACCTCGGATGCACGGACGGCTGCTCACCTGCTGGAGTACGACTCTGTTCTCGGCCGGTTCAACGCCGACATCAGCTACGACGAAAATTCGATCACCGTCAACGGCAAGACGATGAAAATCGTCTGCGATCGCAACCCCCTCAACCTGCCTTGGAAAGAGTGGGATATCGATCTCGTCATTGAATCTACAGGTGTGTTCGTCACCGCTGAAGGCGCATCCAAGCACATCCAAGCCGGGGCCAAGAAAGTTCCGATCACGGCTCCTGGTAAAGGCGAAGGTGTCGGCACCTACGTCATCGGTGTCAACGATTCGGAATACCGCCACGAAGACTTCGCAGTCATCAGCAATGCAAGCTGCACCACCAACTGCTTAGCACCGGTCGCCAAAGTTCTGCATGACAACTTTGGCATCATCAAAGGCACGATGACCACCACCCACAGCTACACGCTGGACCAGCGCATCTTGGACGCCAGCCACCGTGATCTACGTCGGGCTCGGGCTGCAGCCGTTAACATCGTTCCCACCACGACCGGCGCTGCTAAAGCCGTTGCTTTGGTGATCCCCGAGCTGAAAGGCAAACTAAACGGGATTGCGCTGCGCGTTCCTACGCCAAACGTGTCTGTCGTTGACTTGGTGGTTCAAGTCGAGAAACCGACGATCACTGAGCAGGTCAATGAAGTCCTGCAAAAAGCTTCTCAAACGACGATGAAGGGCATCATCAAGTACTCGGATCTGCCCTTGGTCTCTTCCGACTTCCGGGGTACTGACGAGTCTTCGATCGTTGACTCCAGCCTGACCTTGGTAATGGATGGCGATCTCGTCAAAGTAATTGCTTGGTACGACAACGAGTGGGGCTACAGCCAACGAGTTGTCGACTTGGCTGAACTGGCCGCTCGCAAATGGGCCGCTTAG